In Triticum aestivum cultivar Chinese Spring chromosome 5B, IWGSC CS RefSeq v2.1, whole genome shotgun sequence, the following proteins share a genomic window:
- the LOC123116826 gene encoding RING-H2 finger protein ATL80-like, whose translation MPRHMLQQSVDRLAALAAPPAAAMARGGMSVHTDTLLILAAVLCFLLCVVGLAMVARCSRLCNPSAFSVDAPGAVAAPCKGIKKKALQALPTVSWRPEQEKNDEEAGERPECAICLVEFARGDEVRVLPTCGHGFHAACVDVWLLSSSTCPSCRRALVVSPAPSATESPPPQTCCERADVLVAQASAAVSGPGRCRPSAQ comes from the coding sequence ATGCCGCGCCACATGCTGCAGCAGTCCGTCGACCGCCTCGCCGCGCTGGCCGCGCCTCCGGCGGCCGCCATGGCGCGGGGCGGGATGAGCGTGCACACGGACACGCTGCTCATCCTGGCGGCGGTGCTCTGCTTCCTGCTCTGCGTGGTCGGGCTGGCCATGGTCGCCCGGTGCTCCCGCCTGTGCAACCCCTCCGCCTTCTCCGTCGACGCACCGGGGGCAGTCGCCGCGCCGTGCAAGGGGATCAAGAAGAAGGCGCTGCAAGCGCTGCCGACCGTGTCCTGGCGGCCAGAGCAGGAGAAGAATGATGAGGAGGCTGGGGAGCGGCCGGAGTGCGCCATCTGCTTGGTGGAGTTCGCGCGCGGCGACGAGGTGCGCGTGCTCCCGACGTGCGGCCACGGCTTCCACGCCGCCTGCGTCGACGTGTGGCTGCTCTCCAGCTCCACCTGCCCCTCCTGCCGGCGCGCCCTCGTCGTGTCGCCGGCGCCGTCGGCCACCGAGTCGCCCCCTCCCCAAACATGTTGCGAGCGCGCCGACGTCCTTGTGGCGCAGGCCTCGGCCGCCGTCTCAGGCCCCGGCCGTTGCCGGCCGTCGGCACAGTAG